A part of Streptomyces sp. NBC_01210 genomic DNA contains:
- a CDS encoding nitroreductase family deazaflavin-dependent oxidoreductase — translation MTLGVRLVQKVSSTRAFARIAPHFVPALDRAVHRLTRGKVLLSAQMLPGVVLTARGAKSGLPRVTPLACMPEESGDWILIGSNFGREGHPAWTANLIEHPEAEVSWRGRDVLVRARLLEGEERERAWRAALTFWPPYATYQSRVKREIRVFRLSRRQVGS, via the coding sequence ATGACGCTCGGTGTGCGCCTGGTCCAGAAGGTCTCGTCGACCCGCGCCTTCGCGAGGATCGCGCCTCACTTCGTCCCGGCGCTGGACCGTGCCGTCCACCGGCTGACGCGGGGCAAGGTGCTGCTGAGCGCGCAGATGCTGCCGGGAGTCGTCCTCACGGCTCGCGGCGCGAAGAGCGGCCTGCCCAGAGTCACCCCGCTGGCGTGCATGCCGGAAGAGTCGGGCGACTGGATCCTGATCGGCTCCAACTTCGGCCGAGAGGGCCATCCGGCGTGGACGGCGAACCTGATCGAACACCCGGAGGCGGAGGTGAGTTGGAGGGGCAGGGACGTCCTGGTGCGGGCACGCCTGCTGGAGGGCGAGGAGAGGGAGAGGGCGTGGCGGGCGGCGCTGACGTTCTGGCCGCCGTACGCGACGTACCAGTCCCGGGTGAAGAGAGAGATCCGCGTCTTTCGCCTGTCGCGCCGCCAGGTGGGCAGCTGA
- a CDS encoding thiolase C-terminal domain-containing protein yields MPSTPRTPRKVAIVGISLSDCGRVDGPTPYALHAQAARRALADSGLERSVIDGFGSAGLGTLAPVEVAEYLGLRPRWVDSTAVGGATWEVMAAHAADAIAAGHANAVLLVYGSTARADIRAGRRTSNLSFGGRGPLQFEVPYGHTLISKYAMAARRHMHEYGTTLEQLASVAVQARANAAANPDAMFRKPITVDEVLDGPLIADPFTKLHCCIRSDGGCAVLLAAEEYVPDTAKDPVWILGTGEYVSHTTMSEWEDFTVSPAAVSGHLAFERAGVSPADMDIAEIYDAFTYMTLVTLEDLGFCAKGEGGPFVGKGRLTRDGELPVNTDGGGLSACHPGMRGLFLLVEAVRQLRGEAGGHQVRKADGGPPRLAVASGTGGWFCSSGTVVLGRG; encoded by the coding sequence ATGCCTTCAACTCCGCGCACCCCGCGCAAGGTCGCCATCGTCGGCATATCCCTCTCGGACTGCGGACGCGTCGACGGCCCCACGCCGTACGCCCTGCACGCCCAGGCAGCCCGCCGCGCACTCGCCGACTCCGGCCTCGAGCGCTCCGTCATCGACGGCTTCGGCTCGGCCGGCCTCGGCACCCTCGCCCCGGTCGAGGTCGCCGAGTATCTGGGCCTGCGGCCGAGGTGGGTGGACTCGACCGCCGTGGGCGGGGCCACCTGGGAGGTCATGGCGGCCCACGCCGCCGACGCGATCGCGGCCGGTCACGCCAATGCCGTGCTCCTCGTCTACGGATCGACCGCCCGCGCCGACATCAGGGCGGGGCGGCGCACCTCCAACCTCTCCTTCGGCGGCCGCGGGCCGCTGCAGTTCGAGGTCCCTTACGGGCACACGCTCATCTCCAAGTACGCGATGGCCGCCCGCCGCCATATGCACGAGTACGGCACGACCCTGGAGCAGCTCGCGTCGGTGGCGGTCCAGGCGCGGGCGAACGCCGCCGCCAATCCGGACGCGATGTTCCGCAAGCCGATCACCGTCGACGAGGTGCTCGACGGGCCGTTGATCGCGGACCCGTTCACCAAACTGCACTGCTGCATCCGCAGCGACGGCGGCTGTGCGGTGCTGCTCGCGGCCGAGGAGTACGTACCGGACACCGCGAAGGACCCGGTATGGATCCTCGGCACCGGGGAGTACGTCTCGCACACCACCATGTCGGAGTGGGAGGACTTCACCGTCTCCCCGGCGGCGGTCTCGGGCCACCTCGCCTTCGAGCGCGCGGGCGTCTCCCCTGCCGACATGGATATCGCCGAGATCTATGACGCCTTCACCTATATGACTCTGGTGACCCTCGAAGACCTGGGTTTCTGCGCCAAGGGCGAGGGCGGCCCGTTCGTCGGGAAAGGGCGGCTGACGCGGGACGGCGAGCTGCCGGTCAACACCGACGGCGGCGGTCTCTCCGCCTGCCATCCGGGGATGCGCGGACTGTTTCTGCTGGTCGAGGCCGTGCGGCAGCTGCGCGGCGAGGCGGGCGGCCACCAGGTGCGCAAGGCGGACGGCGGGCCGCCGCGACTGGCGGTCGCCTCCGGTACGGGTGGCTGGTTCTGCTCCTCGGGGACGGTGGTGCTGGGCAGGGGCTGA
- a CDS encoding acyl-CoA dehydrogenase family protein gives MNSAFTAEQDEIRRTLRELLTKRSGPDEVKAAVRTAAGYDAELWAQLSAQLGLPGLALPESYGGVGCGLAELALACEETGRALLPSPLLATAGLAAPLIAALGTPAQRDELLPRIADGSLTCALAVPGGSLAAALGLSGDNASGEWAGGGRAGGVQARPGDGGGRLLYGEACQVLDGHSAGLLLVAAHTGGFARSRTLLFLVRADAAGLSRTRQTALDGTRPQARVELRDCAAELLGADDAADVPGALAATGIRAATLLAAEAVGAASCALDRTLEYVRAREQFGRAVGSFQAVKHRLADLYVRVQAARSAAYYAAWDPREGGLALAQGLETLRVVAGEAVQLHGGIGFTWEHEAHLYFKRAAADELLFGPVHRLRTRAAERAGLFVPPSGAASGAPSGSGLGAAPGAASGSGSAAAPGPEAVAV, from the coding sequence ATGAACAGCGCCTTCACCGCGGAGCAGGACGAGATCCGCCGCACCCTGCGCGAGCTGCTGACCAAACGGTCGGGCCCGGACGAGGTCAAGGCCGCCGTCCGCACGGCAGCCGGATACGACGCCGAGCTGTGGGCGCAGCTGTCCGCGCAGCTGGGCCTGCCGGGGCTGGCGCTGCCGGAGTCGTACGGAGGCGTGGGCTGCGGTCTCGCGGAGCTCGCACTCGCCTGTGAGGAGACCGGGCGGGCACTGCTGCCCTCGCCCCTGCTCGCCACGGCGGGGCTGGCGGCGCCGCTGATCGCCGCGCTCGGCACGCCGGCGCAGCGCGACGAGCTGCTCCCGCGCATCGCGGACGGCTCGCTGACCTGCGCACTCGCTGTGCCGGGCGGCAGCCTCGCGGCGGCACTCGGACTGAGCGGCGACAACGCGTCGGGGGAGTGGGCGGGCGGTGGCCGGGCCGGCGGCGTCCAGGCACGGCCGGGTGATGGCGGCGGCCGGCTGCTGTACGGGGAGGCCTGTCAGGTCCTCGACGGCCACAGCGCTGGGCTGCTGCTCGTCGCGGCCCATACGGGCGGCTTCGCCCGTAGCCGCACGCTCCTCTTCCTGGTCCGGGCGGATGCGGCGGGGCTTTCGCGGACCCGGCAGACCGCGCTGGACGGGACACGGCCGCAGGCCCGGGTGGAACTGCGGGACTGCGCGGCGGAGTTGCTGGGCGCGGACGACGCGGCGGATGTGCCGGGGGCGCTGGCGGCGACCGGGATCCGGGCGGCGACGCTGCTTGCGGCGGAAGCGGTCGGCGCGGCGTCGTGTGCGCTCGACCGCACGCTGGAGTACGTCCGGGCGCGCGAGCAGTTCGGCCGCGCGGTCGGCTCCTTCCAGGCGGTCAAGCACCGGCTGGCCGATCTGTATGTGCGGGTCCAGGCGGCCCGCTCGGCGGCGTACTACGCGGCCTGGGACCCGAGGGAGGGGGGCCTGGCGCTGGCGCAGGGCCTGGAAACGCTGCGGGTGGTCGCGGGCGAGGCGGTCCAGCTGCACGGTGGCATCGGCTTCACCTGGGAACACGAGGCGCATCTGTACTTCAAACGGGCGGCGGCGGACGAGCTGCTCTTCGGCCCGGTGCACAGGCTGCGCACCCGTGCGGCCGAACGGGCCGGACTCTTCGTCCCGCCGTCGGGAGCGGCGTCGGGGGCGCCGTCGGGGTCGGGGTTGGGAGCGGCGCCGGGGGCCGCGTCGGGGTCGGGTTCCGCGGCGGCGCCGGGGCCCGAGGCGGTGGCCGTCTGA